The following proteins are co-located in the Borrelia parkeri genome:
- a CDS encoding DUF228 domain-containing protein, giving the protein MSNNITQLKKEYEDKLKEIKALMKNPSSDLATFSNNTDFRDKNLHFSNSGGTSTSSDTVIVNYPIKGYPYKRGVKLSFEGDFEPRVEAGGGDDLFGICINIDDFTQRATVVPITEYFEGYLVVKKDSQSSINAGDKLSFNTNGELEKASTSNNTKVNAIALSKAYKLNDSLYIINVSVFGNRALKGS; this is encoded by the coding sequence GTGTCTAATAATATCACGCAACTTAAAAAAGAATATGAAGATAAACTTAAAGAAATCAAAGCATTAATGAAGAATCCTAGTAGTGACTTAGCTACTTTTAGTAACAATACTGATTTTAGAGATAAGAATTTACATTTTAGTAATTCTGGTGGAACTAGTACAAGTTCAGATACTGTAATTGTTAACTATCCAATTAAGGGATATCCATACAAGAGAGGAGTAAAGTTATCTTTTGAAGGTGACTTTGAACCTCGTGTTGAAGCTGGGGGTGGTGATGACCTTTTTGGTATATGCATTAATATAGATGATTTTACACAAAGGGCAACAGTAGTACCAATTACGGAATATTTTGAAGGGTACTTAGTAGTAAAAAAGGATAGTCAATCTTCAATTAATGCTGGAGATAAATTGTCCTTCAATACAAATGGTGAACTTGAAAAGGCTAGTACTTCAAATAACACTAAAGTGAATGCAATAGCTTTATCAAAAGCATACAAATTAAATGATAGTCTCTACATAATAAATGTTAGTGTATTTGGAAATAGGGCATTGAAGGGTAGTTAA
- a CDS encoding DUF1357 family protein translates to MEVEKTNDSVKTATDTESVSKTPVMVSISAAEYEEYKAYKATKESDNKALSINERVSKELAEVQERALLQDKLLKEATRINEIDTLASKYLSNHFNKEALLSKGYSLDEILLAQSRELVRKYVLPEEIKAIAKVESTEHLEGKILEQLLDLAKVNIKHRKRNVSMSDVSSKNGSVKFRETISISDPNFRPINRSEITEGMIQFHINKQKQTSERINKRSA, encoded by the coding sequence ATGGAAGTAGAGAAGACAAATGACTCTGTAAAGACCGCTACTGATACAGAATCAGTAAGTAAAACACCGGTTATGGTGAGTATAAGTGCTGCTGAATATGAAGAATATAAAGCGTATAAAGCAACAAAAGAATCTGATAATAAGGCTTTAAGTATTAATGAGCGTGTATCAAAAGAACTTGCTGAGGTTCAGGAGCGTGCATTATTACAAGATAAACTCTTAAAGGAAGCAACACGTATCAATGAGATTGATACACTTGCAAGTAAATACTTAAGTAATCACTTTAATAAAGAGGCATTACTCTCTAAAGGATATTCACTTGATGAGATACTCTTAGCCCAAAGCCGAGAGCTTGTTCGAAAATATGTATTACCTGAAGAGATAAAAGCTATAGCTAAGGTTGAATCAACAGAACATCTTGAAGGAAAGATATTGGAACAGCTTTTAGATTTGGCAAAGGTGAATATAAAACATAGAAAGCGTAATGTGAGTATGAGTGATGTTTCTTCTAAAAATGGGAGTGTTAAATTTAGAGAGACAATATCAATCTCAGATCCAAATTTCAGACCAATTAATCGAAGTGAGATTACAGAAGGTATGATACAGTTTCATATAAATAAACAAAAACAGACTTCCGAAAGAATAAACAAACGCAGTGCTTAA